From Desulfovibrio oxyclinae DSM 11498:
CTCCTGACCTTCCTGCATACAGCGGCAAGGCGTGGGGAGCTGTATCGGTTGCAATGGAATGACGTTGATTTCGGCGGGAAAAGGCTGCGACTCGGCACACGAAAGCGTCAGGACGGTTCCATGGAATATGAATGGCTACCCATGACGGATGAGCTATACCGCACACTTCTGGATCACAGACAGCAGGCGGTAAACGAATGGGTGTTCGTACAGCCATCGGGCCGTTTTCAGCACAAGCCCTATACCGAGAATCGGGGCTTTCCGCAGAATCTCTGCCGCAAGGCTGGGATAACGCCGTTTGGGTGTCATGCGATACGGCATCTTACGGCGTCGATTTTGGCGAACAACAATGTTCCCATGATCGCGATTCAGCAAATCCTCAGACACAAGAAGCTTGCGACAACGGAGCGTTATGTACGGGGAATGGAGCCGATCCGACCTCACCTTGAGATATTGCAGGGCGGCATGAAGGCAAGCCTTGATCCCGGCCA
This genomic window contains:
- a CDS encoding tyrosine-type recombinase/integrase, whose protein sequence is MLELANHYLNYAVKFAPKTYSEKRTAFKRFFKSIDPHKAAQDFSKKDALDYLQALFQEKSGYSTNKERKNLAAAWNYGIKFLEGFPTLNPFLAVPRFPEQRQNRYIPPEKDFWKVYAQAEGQNRVLLLTFLHTAARRGELYRLQWNDVDFGGKRLRLGTRKRQDGSMEYEWLPMTDELYRTLLDHRQQAVNEWVFVQPSGRFQHKPYTENRGFPQNLCRKAGITPFGCHAIRHLTASILANNNVPMIAIQQILRHKKLATTERYVRGMEPIRPHLEILQGGMKASLDPG